DNA from Chionomys nivalis chromosome 11, mChiNiv1.1, whole genome shotgun sequence:
GAGACCCAGGGTTCTGTTCCCAGACCCCCCCCTGGCAGCTCACAGCAATCCATAATTCCGGCTCCAGAGGATCCGGTGACCTCTTCTTAGAGCACATAAGTTACATACAGATGAAGGGCACTATGCAcgcatgtgatgcacatacatacatgcaggtaaaacactcatgcatgtaaaataaatctatttctttcttaacaGAGTCATGTGATGGATGCTTTGTGACTCTAGACAAGTGGagtcacctctctgagcctcagttatCTAGATGGACAAGGAAGACCCAGTCATGCCTCACACAGAGGATAAGGCAGACATGCAAAGCATACAGAAAGTGATCAATCATGCAATGACCCTCACCTTAGCTTTTGGAGGAGGACTCCCTCAGCGGCCCACTTCTTGCCAGGCTGTAACACAGCTCCGGGAGCCTGGCTGCTTGGGGTGACCACAGTTTCAGACCTGAATGAATAGAGTGGTAACGCGTGAGGGGCTGGCCAGAACCCTGAAGCTAGCTGGCTGTGGGCCCAGCCCAGCCCCCACCCTGCCCTTTGGAGCAGATCCATTTCCACTCTGCACACCTGGCACCCTTCCCTCCTGGGCGGGGTGAGGACCAAGGAAAGCTGAGCTACTGGGAATGTGTTCTCAGGCCCTGAACGAGGCAGATGGGTGGCTGGCCTTCCCAGAATCTGGCCACCTGCAGTtgcaggggaaactgaggcaggggtgGAGCCCCAGATTGAGCCCCAGAGGAGGAGTTTCTCGTAAACTGTCATGGGAACTGGAACACTCGCTTGCTTTCTCAATGGTccaagaaggggaggggagggatgcAGCCGTCCCCTTCACAGGTGGGAAAACCAAGGAGGCCTGGCATTCACATCCCCTAACATCCTTGACATAATGACAACTCTGGGACCTGTCATAGATTGCCAGCTACcgatgttattttttcttctaaacaaACTTATGAAGTACCAGAGCCTCCAGTTAGAATCTGAAGCCCAGTGGGGCCCAATTCCTTGCTGGCCTGACACAAGACTTGCCCCTCTCTGAGCCTGGGCTATCACGTGGCTGTGCCCAGGAGTGGGGATGTGTTCTCCCAGTCCTTGGAGCTGAGCAGAGGGAGGAACTCAGTGTATTTCTGTGGGGAAAGGACTGCCATGGCCCTGTTTACTTCTGGGTTTTAGGACATTGCTTGTCTCCTCTGGGCCTCTGCCTCTCTACTAATCTCCCAGATACCCTGCCTCCAGGCCTGGTCCCATGTAGCAGTCACCCAACCCCTGCAGGCAAGGAGTCCACCTACCAGGGTCTTTGATGGCAGAAGGTGGCACAGGCAGAGTCCCCGGCAGTAGAGCACTCACAGCGCCTTGGCAGGGAGCGGCGCCGGCGCCTTGGCGGGTTTCCCAGGCCGTAGGGAGCTGTCTGTCTGTGGGCGGGAAGCCAGCAAGGTAGTGTGTACATGGGGTGGTGGgggggagcagagaggagaaaaagagaggagagacacaGGATTAGATAAACACATCATTGGCCAGCAGAGACGGTCTACACTGAACACGGGTACAGTCAGTCACACCTCCAGCATGGCCAAGAAAGGTGACCACCCCACTGCTTCTCATACTAAACTAGCCACAAGTCACAAACTCCTCTAACAATGCTTCTGCACACTGCTCTGCTAGGAGCTCCTGCCGGAGAATGTGAGGAGCAGAGCTTGCAGATCCGAGGAGGCCTGGGCTGGTCCTCTGTCCTCAGGGAAGTCCCCTACCCCATCTAGGCCATGAGGAAGGAAGACCATTCAGTCACAAGAGTGAAGCACCCAGCTCTCAGCCAAGTGGCCTCTAGTTGGTCCCCACTTGTTGGGGGAGTGTGATAaatatgctttgtgtgtgtgtgtacatgtgtaattGAACTGATTTCTGATCCAGTTTGGCCAAGGGAGGCAGAGTAGGGGCCCTGAGGCTAGTCCACTCAACACCTTTGGTCAACAGTTAATTTTGGAGCTGTAGTGATTCTGGGTGAACCCGGCACGTAGGGACTGGCAGGGTTTCCACCCTGAGCCAGCGTTTGGATGTGGATTAGCTTTGCACACGTTTATATGCTCAGCTTCTCCTGCCTTATACAATTTGGAGAGAGGGAAAATACATACATCCACAAAAACGTCAACCTGAGGTatgcaggagcctggaggcagcaCAGGGCAGGGAGAACCCAGCTCTGGCTCCTGCCAGGGTATCCCAGGCAGACTTTTTGTCTGCCCTATGGGGGGCTGCAGCAGGGCCTGCCTTGTGGGGAGACTGTAGGCTCAGCAGAAGGTACTGTGCTTGTAGTGTTTTGTGCAGAGCGTGGCCTGGGCTGCTGTTATGCACGGGCTGGTTCTCTGCAGGGTAAGTGTGGTTGAGTTCCAGCACCTCCAGACTTGGGAAGGGACCAACCCACCactttttcttcctgtgtgacCCCAAAGAGCTTGcctcacctctctgagcctcagtacCCTGATGTGGAACACGGAGCTAGCACGTTCCTACAGGTTGTTGCGAGGATTCCAAGGCCATGCAGCTCTCTGCCTGATTCTGGTGGCCCCCACACTGACTCATAACTACTAACTATGGGTGGGTACCGTCCCAGTGTCCATCTGAGCCCCACGGTGAGCCAGGCAGTTGCAGAGGTTGCCAGAGGCCTTCACCCCCACCTTCTCCCACAGCCCCGGTGGATGCTCACCCTGCAGTGTTCACCCAGATGATGTCCAGGTGGCAGAAGTACACACACTCCTTGTCAAGCCAGGAGTTGCAGGAGCAACGGCGAAAACGCAGGTGGGGGCCGCGGCCCTTGGGTGCCAGGGCTGGCTGTTCCAGAGTGGCAGCTGCCTGGCCCTTGCCTGcacacaggaaggagagagaggtggagaggaggTCAGGGCACCTGGCCTGCCTGGGATAGGGGACCCGTAGGGCTCCTCCTCTTGCATAATAAGGAAGTTGGCACTCTTGATGCTCAGGAACCACTGGTTAGCCTGGGGAAGTCCCAGCCAACAGCGCTGTGCCTGCACTCTGCTGAGGCAGCTCCTGCTGGGGGCTCCCTGCTCTATGCTCCCAGTTGGCTTTGGGAAGCACCGTACCCCTGGAGTAGATGCCAATGGATAGACCCCGGGGCAGCAACAAATGAGGGAAGGCTGCTCACCTTCATGCAGGGCCAAAAGCAGGGCCAGAGCGACGGAGCACCAGGCGGCCGGTGTGGAAACCATAGCAGCGGCAGAGTGCTTGGCTGGACCAGGGGAGCAGGGAGCGCCTGTTGCCTGCGTCCTGGTGCTAAGCCGAGCTGGAAGCTCATTGCCGAGGTGCCCTGACCGCCTCTTATAATACCAGGCAGGGTGCCCGCCCCTGCTGGTCCAGCCCCGCCTCGCCTAGCTGCAGCACCTTGGGCAGAGAGCCAGGGACACCGCCTCCTCCCTGGGTGCCTGGCCCGCCCTGGCCTCCCggtgagggggagggaggtggaaggCTGGGCTCCACCCTCTGCGCTGTGCTGGAGCACCTTCAGGAGTCTCCAGGCTCCCTGCAGGCCCAGGGCCCCTCGGAGTTCTGAGGTTACCCCCAAGTGCTCCTAATCCCTTCCCTACTCTCCCCGCGGCCCTCCGGAACTAGAAGTTTGGAATGGAGATCTCAAAGCAAAGCCCCACCCCCCCCTTTACGAAGATTTTGCCACTCTCCTCCCTGCCTGTTGTGAAGCAAGCTGAGACATCCCTTCACTGCGTGGGAGGTGAAGGGCCCACTCTAGGCTTCATGGCCTTGGGCGAACCAGAATCCCCTTTGGACCGCTGGCCTCAGGAAGGGCACAGCTCATGCCTGACCTTTGACAGCCTGGGGCTGCCCCATCCTCATCTTCCCTGAGAAATGCTATCGCCCCTCCCTCCCCATAcacttctcaccccacccccgacTAGAGAAAGAGTTCTAGAAACTACTCAATAGTGCAACCATGACCAAGGAATAGCCTCCtggacctcagtttcctttttttgcAAAATAAGACCCAAACACAGGGCTGGCCCCTAAAGCTGGTTGGCTCAAATCCGCCCTTGAGATAGCGAAGTTACTTCAGAGTCCTTTCTAGGAAGATGCTCCACTGGCTCACTGAAGGTGTCCTGCGTGGTTTCCCACAGTGGACGCAACAGAATATCTTGCTCACCTCAGTGGCTACTTTATGCAAAAATGGAGAAGCCGGGAGGTTCACAAGgcggctcagagggtaaaagtgaGCT
Protein-coding regions in this window:
- the Edn2 gene encoding endothelin-2 encodes the protein MVSTPAAWCSVALALLLALHEGKGQAAATLEQPALAPKGRGPHLRFRRCSCNSWLDKECVYFCHLDIIWVNTAGQTAPYGLGNPPRRRRRSLPRRCECSTAGDSACATFCHQRPWSETVVTPSSQAPGAVLQPGKKWAAEGVLLQKLRDISASKLRFARLQPEVTRESGPAHSRRRKR